In the Oscillospiraceae bacterium genome, CGTTATCGCTTGGAACGCCGAGGCTAAGACCTTCGGTGTGACCGGCCTGTGCTTCTTCAACGGCGACGATGCCACCACTGGCTACGCTACCGTTGAGGCTGTCTTCGAGAAGGTCGAGGACAAGAAGAACGACAACAGCTCTTCTTCCTCCAGCTCTTCCTCTTCCAGCAACAAGACCACCACTGCCTCCAGCAAGGCTGAGCAGAAGGTCGTCAAGGCTGCCGCTGCCCCGGCTAACACCACCAAGGTTCTGCCCAAGACCGGTGCTTCTAATGTTGCTCCGCTGCTCGGCGGCAGCCTGGCAGTTGTTGCCCTGCTGATGGGCTACGGCGTTTACAGCCTCGTTCTGCGCAAGAAGGACTAAGATAAACCTTTGACCCCCTGCGCCCTTTGGGCGTAACGGATATTGGTTTACCTAAAATTGTGTGGTTTCCCCATAGGGTAGCGGTACCCAATGCTGCCGCTCCTGGGTGGGCGCGCTAGCATCCACCAAACCCGATGCGATTCAACACAAAAACACCCCCGCACGGATTCATACCGTGCGGGGGTGTTGTCGTTATAAAGGCTCCCCTCAAGGGGAGCCATTTGAATCATCCAAAATTCAGCCCCAAACTTGCCCTAATATCCCGGCTGGTGTGGCCCAGGCGGAGGAGATAACGGCCGGGGGCGGCGTACCAGGCATGGCGGGCGGGGTCATAGTGGGCCAGGTCCCGGGGCGTCAGGGTAAAGTCCACCTTGCGCTCCTCGCCGGGGTCCAGCCAAACCTTGCTGAAACCCCGCAAAACCTGCGGCACCCGGCCGCCCGCAATGGGCGTGCCGGTTTCATCGCTTACATACAGCTGCACGGTCTCGGCCCCGCGCACGGCCCCGCTGTTTTTTACGGTGACCGATACCGTGACCGTACTGTCCCCGGCCAGGACATCGGCAGACAGGCGGGCACTGCGGTACACAAACCCGGTGTAGCTCATGCCGTGGCCAAAGGGCCAGCGCACCGGCATACGGCGGGCATCGTACCAGCGGTAACCCACGTATACGCCCTCCCGGTAGTCGGCCGTGCGGCCGTCACCGGGGTAGTCCAGGTAGCAGGGGGTGTCCTCCAGCCGCAGGGGCCAGGTCTCGGGCAGGCGGCCGCTGGGGTTGGCGTCCCCCCACAGCAGGGCGTCGGTGGCTTCGCCTACGCCCTCGCCCGCCAAATACATACATAGCACCGCCGAAACATCCCCCGCCCACGGGCACTCCACAGGTGTACCGGTATGCAGCACCACTACGGTGTTTTTCTGCACCGCCGCAATGCGGGCGATCAGGTTGTTCTGGCAGTCCGGCAGGCGCAGGGTGCGGCGGTCGGCATCGGGGCTGACGAAACTTTCCGGCAGGCCCGCAAACACTACGGCTACATCGGCGTGCACCGCCGCCGATACCGCCCGCAGGAATTCGCCCTCGTCCCGCTCGTCCCTGTTGGCGGGAAAGCCCGTCACATACCCCACGCGGCGGCCTTTCAGCAGCGCGGCGTCCAGCGCACCGATGGCCGCAGGGGTGGGCTGACCCTCGCCATAATAGCGCGGGGTCTCGGCAAACGCGCCGATGTACGCCACCCGCTGCCCGGCCTTGAGCGGCAGTGCGCCCAAATTCTGCACCAGCACGCCGCACTGTGCGGCTAGCTGCACCGCCAGCGCGTGGGTGGGTGCGGTGGACGGTGTATCGTTGGTTTTGGCGGCGGGCTGCGGCAAAAGCGCGGCGGCGGCCTCGGCCAGGGGTACGCCGTTCAGCGTGCCGCTGCCGTACCGCACCCCCTGCGGCCCGGCCTGCAGGGACGCAGCGGCGGGCGGCAGGTAGATCTCCTGCAGTGTGCGCTCATCTACGCGGCGGTCCGGGGCGTCGGTGACCTGGCTGCAGCACAGCAGCGGCCCCACCACGGCATTTTGTGCGCCGCCCACAACCGCTGCCGCCAGCACGGCGGTCAGGTGCGGGTCCTCACTGAACATGGCAAAATTGCGGCCGCACAGCGGGCTGCGCTTGATGTTGGGGTCGACCTCCGCCTGCCCCTGCGCCGCGCCCACGCTGCGCGCCAGGGCAGGGTCAAAGCTGGCCGCCACGGCACACGCCGCCGGCAGCACCACACCCGCCTTTTGCTGAACGGACATAGAAATAACGCTCCTTTTTTTGGAATATTGTTCATTATAGCACACGAAACATGGTAAAATAAAGGGAAAAAGCCGAATTGTAACAAGTCGTACACAACTGCCCGCTACACTGGGGGTGGAAAGGGGATAAACATGACAAAAGTGCTGATCGCTGAGGACGAGCGGCCCATCGCCCGCCTGCTGGAAATGAACCTGACCCGCGCCGGGTACGTATGCACCCTGGCGCCCGACGGCCTGACCGCCGCCGATCTGATCGAGAAAAGCGACTACGACCTGGCCCTGCTGGACATCATGCTGCCCGGCCTGGACGGCTACGCCCTGCTGGATTACCTGCGCCCCCAGGGTGTGCCCGTGATATTTTTGACCGCCAAGGCCGCCGTGAAGGACCGCGTGCTGGGCCTGCGGCTGGGTGCGGATGATTACATTGTAAAACCCTTTGCCATGGACGAGCTGATGGCCCGCATGGAGATGGTGCTGCGCCGCGCCGGCAAGGGCGGCCACCAGCTGCAGGCCTTTGATGTGACGCTGGACAGCGCCGCCCACATGGTTTTGCAGCGCGGCCAGCCCGTGGAGCTGACCCCGCGGGAGTTTGCCCTGCTGGAGCAGCTGATGCGCAACCGCGGGGCGGCCATTTACCGCGATACCCTGATGGAGCGCGCCTGGGGCGGCGACGCCGAGACCACCCGCGCGGTGGATACCTATATTACCAGATTGCGCAAAAAGCTGAACTGGGGCGATAAGATCGAGACCGTTTACCAGATCGGCTACCGGTTAAAGCAAGAATGAGGCCCGACGACCGCCCCACTGCGGGGCCGGGAGGTACATGATGAAATTTGCCCACAAGATGATCTGCCTGCTGGTGCTGGTGCTTAGTGCATCCTTTGGGCTGGGCGGGTGCTGGCTGCTGTACAGCGATTTTGCCGTGCAGCGCCGTACCGTTCTGACCGCTGACGCCGCCCTGCACAGCCAGATCTGCACCGACGTGCAGACCGACCTGCTGGATCGCCAGCGCCGCGGGCTGGAGATGGGCGGCGCCGTGGCGGCCGCGCGGCTGGCCCTGCACCAGCAACCCGCCGCCCTGTGGCAGGGGGAGGAGCTGGTCAGCAGCAACATCCCGGTAGACGTAACCGCCCCGCTGGCGGACGGCACCATGACGACGGTGCGGTCCGGCGGGGGTACTTACGCCCTGTTTGCCAGCGAGCTGCAGGGCGGCTACCGCATTGTGACGGCCTACGACCTGACCGCGCTGTATACATCCCGCGCCGCGGCGGTGCGGCGCTTTTTGGGGCTGGAGGCTGTGGTGCTGGCGGCGGCTGCCCTGGTCACAGCACTGCTGGCCCGCCAGATGACCCGCCCGCTGCAAATTTTGCGGACCGCCAGCGCGGAGATCGCAGGCGGCGACTACGACCGCCGCACCGCCCTGCATACCGGCGACGAGCTGGAAAACGTCAGCCAGAGCTTTGACAAAATGGCCGATGCTGTGCAGGAAAAGATCGCGGATCTGCAGGTGGATGTCCAGCGGCGGGAGGACTTTATGGGCGCGTTCGCCCACGAGCTGAAGACGCCGATGACCTCGATCATCGGCTACGCCGATATGCTGCGCACCTTGCAGATCGACCCCGCCGAGCAGCACGAGGCCGCCGGGGCCATCTACCACGAGAGCCGCCGCCTGGAGGCGCTGAGCTACAAGCTGCTGTCGCTGCTTTCGTTGAGCGATGAACGGCTGGAGCTTGCCCCTGTGGACCTGACCGACCTGTGGCCGCGGCTGCGGATGGCCTGCCCCCAGGTGCCGCTGCTGACGCCCCAGGGCGGGGCTGTGGTGCACGGCGATGCGGACTTGCTGCTGGACCTGCTGTGCAACCTGGTGCAAAATGCCGCCAAAGCCAGCCCGGCAGGAATGCCCGTCACGGTGCTGCTGGCCGATGCGGGGGACACCGTGGCGCTGACCGTGCAGGACCACGGCTGCGGCATCCCGGCGGATAAGCTGGCCCGCGTGACCGAGCCGTTTTACATGGTGGATAAATCCCGCGCCCGCAAGCAGGGCGGCAGCGGCATGGGCCTGGCCCTTTGCCAGCGCATTGCCGCCGTGCATGGCGGGACGCTGCAAATCAGCAGCCAGGTGGGCGTGGGCACCGCCGTTACCGTTACCCTGCCCAAGGAGGTGCAGCCATGAAACTGTGGAAGAAACCCCGCCTTGCGGCGGCCCTCTGCGCGGTGGTGGTGCTGGTCTGCGCCGCCGCCCCGGCGGTGTTCCTCTCGGTAGTGGATGCCGCCAGCCTGGGGCACAGCCAGGCCGTGGCCGACCCCTACACGGCGCCCACCCCCACGGCGGACGACTACTACCTGCTGCGGCAGCTCAGCGCCCGGCAGCTGACCCAAAGCAAATATACCTTCCAGCCCGGCGATACCGGGCAGGAGCGCAAGCCGTTGATCTACTACAACAATCAGGCCAACGACCTGACCGATATGACAAACGGCTGGGACTATGTGGATACCGTGAACACCGCCCTGCAAAGCCTGGCCGATGCCGGGGCGATCTCTCAGGCGTGGGCCGACTATGCCGCCGATTGGTACAGCACTGAGGAGACCACCCTGACGACCTACGATGAGAGGCAATACAGCCTGACCGTGCCCTATTACAGCGTCGACAGCCTGGGCCTTGTGACCTTTAAGCGGTTTGCTGTGC is a window encoding:
- a CDS encoding glycoside hydrolase family 3 C-terminal domain-containing protein is translated as MSVQQKAGVVLPAACAVAASFDPALARSVGAAQGQAEVDPNIKRSPLCGRNFAMFSEDPHLTAVLAAAVVGGAQNAVVGPLLCCSQVTDAPDRRVDERTLQEIYLPPAAASLQAGPQGVRYGSGTLNGVPLAEAAAALLPQPAAKTNDTPSTAPTHALAVQLAAQCGVLVQNLGALPLKAGQRVAYIGAFAETPRYYGEGQPTPAAIGALDAALLKGRRVGYVTGFPANRDERDEGEFLRAVSAAVHADVAVVFAGLPESFVSPDADRRTLRLPDCQNNLIARIAAVQKNTVVVLHTGTPVECPWAGDVSAVLCMYLAGEGVGEATDALLWGDANPSGRLPETWPLRLEDTPCYLDYPGDGRTADYREGVYVGYRWYDARRMPVRWPFGHGMSYTGFVYRSARLSADVLAGDSTVTVSVTVKNSGAVRGAETVQLYVSDETGTPIAGGRVPQVLRGFSKVWLDPGEERKVDFTLTPRDLAHYDPARHAWYAAPGRYLLRLGHTSRDIRASLGLNFG
- a CDS encoding response regulator transcription factor, which translates into the protein MTKVLIAEDERPIARLLEMNLTRAGYVCTLAPDGLTAADLIEKSDYDLALLDIMLPGLDGYALLDYLRPQGVPVIFLTAKAAVKDRVLGLRLGADDYIVKPFAMDELMARMEMVLRRAGKGGHQLQAFDVTLDSAAHMVLQRGQPVELTPREFALLEQLMRNRGAAIYRDTLMERAWGGDAETTRAVDTYITRLRKKLNWGDKIETVYQIGYRLKQE
- a CDS encoding HAMP domain-containing histidine kinase; this encodes MMKFAHKMICLLVLVLSASFGLGGCWLLYSDFAVQRRTVLTADAALHSQICTDVQTDLLDRQRRGLEMGGAVAAARLALHQQPAALWQGEELVSSNIPVDVTAPLADGTMTTVRSGGGTYALFASELQGGYRIVTAYDLTALYTSRAAAVRRFLGLEAVVLAAAALVTALLARQMTRPLQILRTASAEIAGGDYDRRTALHTGDELENVSQSFDKMADAVQEKIADLQVDVQRREDFMGAFAHELKTPMTSIIGYADMLRTLQIDPAEQHEAAGAIYHESRRLEALSYKLLSLLSLSDERLELAPVDLTDLWPRLRMACPQVPLLTPQGGAVVHGDADLLLDLLCNLVQNAAKASPAGMPVTVLLADAGDTVALTVQDHGCGIPADKLARVTEPFYMVDKSRARKQGGSGMGLALCQRIAAVHGGTLQISSQVGVGTAVTVTLPKEVQP